aaaataatttcttaacccgttgcgtaaaatagcatttgagttccccgcaatatatgcgtcaaagtaaacacatcgtaacttatggatttcccaatgtgatatcccccatctttcgaacgaaagccttttataaaccaaggcattcttggaacgttcttcgaatgtcttacaaactgatctcgccttaaatagttgtgccgaggaattctgaccgactctagacaagatttcatcaatcatatctccgggtaggtctcttaaaatattgggttgtctatccattttgtgtttttatactgtaaaatagacaagagttagattcataaaaaaaaaatacttattaatacaagcaatttttacatatatcataaagcataagcacactatattacatatattacaccacacgaatacaactatcttatttcgactcgctcgtttcttcttcttcggttttggttcgtttttccaagtttctagggatatatgatgttcccctgatacgagccgtcgttttccacattggtttagaaaaacctggtggtttagaggttcccgggttattgtcacaacttaagaaatacgggtgttgacgatacatataaagttcatcgggtttggaatcaaatttctctatttttatgccctttcccttattgttctcttttgccttattaaattgtgttggggtaatttctataacatcatctgaatccttgtcgggatccgattcatcggcgaattggtaatcctcccaatactttgcttccttggcggaaacaccattgaccataattaactttggtcggttggttgaggattttcttctacttaaccgttttattatttcccccactggttctatttcttcttccggttccgattcttcttccggttccgactcttcttccggttcctcttcgggaacttgtgaatcagtccacgaatcattccaatttacatttgactcttcattattattaggtgagtcaatgggacttgttctagaggtagacatctatcacataatatcaaacgcgttaagagattaatatatcacataatattcacatgttaaaaatatatagtttccaacaaaatttgttaagcaatcatttttcaagtaaacacgatcgaagtccagactcactaatgcatcctaacaaactcgataagacacactaatgcaaaattctggttctctaagaccaacgctcggataccaactgaaatgtcccgttcttattgattaaaaacgttacatattaattgatttcgttgcgaggttttgacctctatatgagacgtttttcaaagactgcattcattttaaaacaaaccataacctttatttcatcaataaaggtttaaaaagctttacgtagattatcaaataatgataatctaaaatatcctgtttacacacgactattacataatggtttacaatacaaatatgttacaacgaaataagtttcttgaatgcagtttttacacaatatcatacaagcatggactccaaatcttgtccttatttaagtatgcgacagcggaagctcttaatattcacctgagaataaacatgctttaaacgtcaacaaaaatgttggtgagttataggtttaacctatatatatcaaattgtaacaatagaccacaagatttcatatttcaatatacatcccatacatagagataaaaatcattcatatggtgaacacctggtaaccgacattaacaagatgcatatttaagaatatccccatcattccgggacacccttcggatatgatataaatttcgaagtactaaagcatccggtactttggatggggtttgttaggcccaatagatctatctttaggattcgcgtcaattagggtgtctgttccctaattcttagattaacagacttaattaaaaggggcatattcgatttcaataattcaaccatagaatgtagtttcacgtacttgtgtctattttgtaaatcatttataaaacctgcatgtattctcatcccaaaaatattagatcttaaaagtgggactataactcactttcacagatttttacttcgccgggaagtaagacttggccactggtcgattcacgaacctataacaaatatgtacatatatatcaaagtatgttcataatatatttacagcacttttaatacattttgatgttttaagttcattaagtcagctgtcctcgttagtaacctacaactagttgtccacagttagatgtacagaaataaattgatatatattatcttgaatcaatccacgacccagtgtatacatatctcagtattgatcacaactcaaactatatatattttagaatcaacctcaaccctatatagctaactccaacattcacatatagagtgtctaaggttgttccgaaatatatatagatgtgtcgacatgatatgtcgaaacattgtatacgtgtctatggtatctcaagattacataatatacaatacaagttgattaatttatggttggaatagatttgttacgaaatttcacgtagctaaaatgagtagtttttaccaattttgttttgctcaccatttctttgtttctaatccgttttgagtgatttaagcggccactgtttcgtattgaacttgactttatgaaactaaacagaaaaggtataggtttatagtcagaaatacaagttacaagacatttttgaaagaggtagtcatttccgtcgaaagaacgacatcttgatgactgttttgaaaaacatactttcactttgagtttaaccatggtttttagatatggtttcatgttcataagaaaaataattttcccagaagtatagcttttaaatcaaagtttttcatagcttttaattatccaaaccaaaactgcccccggttgtaactacgacggcgtaaatccggttttatggtgtttatcgtgtttccgggttttaaatcattaagttagcatatcatatagatatagatcatgtgtatagttgattttaaaagtgtagttagaaggattaactttatttgtgaacaagtttagaattaactaaactatgttctagtgattactagtttaccacttcgaatatgatagctttttatgtatgaattgaatgatgttatgaacatcattactaccttaagttccttggataaacctactgaaaaagagaaaaatggatctagcttcaacggatccttggatggctcgaagttcttgaagcagaatcatgacacgaaaacaagttcaagtaagatcatcacttgaaataagatcgttatagttatagaaattgaaccaaagtttgaatatgattattaccttgtattagaatgataacctactttatgaaacaaagatttcttgaggttggatgatcaccttacaagattgaaagtgagctagcaaacttgaaagtattcttgattttatgtaactagaacttgttgaatttatgaagaacacttagaacttgaagatagaacttgagagagatcaattagatgaagaaaattaaagaatgaaagtgtttgtaggtgtttttggtcgttggtgtatggattagatataaaggatatgtaattttgttttcatgtaaataagtcatgaatgattactcatatttttgtaattttatgagatatttcatgctagttgccaaatgatggttcccacatgtgttaggtgactcacatgggctgctaagagctgatcattggagtgtatataccaatagtacatacatctaaaagatgtgtattgtacgagtacgaatacgggtgcatacgagtagaattgttgatgaaactgaacgaggatgtaattgtaagcatttttgttaagtagaagtattttgataagtgtcttgaagtcttttaaaagtgtatgaatacatattaaaacactacatgtatatacattttaactgagtcgttaagtcatcgttagtcgttacatgtaagtgttgttttggaacctttaggttaacgatcttgttaaatgttgttaacccaatgtttataatatcaaatgagattttaaattattatattatcatgataatatgatgtatgaatatctcttaatatgatatatatacattaaatgtcgttacaacgataatcgttacatatatgtctcgtttcaaaatcattaagttagtagtcttgcttttacatatgtagttcattgttaatatacataatgatatgtttaattatcataatatcatgttaactatatatatatccatatatatgtcatcatatagtttttacaagttttaacgttcgtgaatcaccggtccacttgggtggtcaattgtctatatgaaacctatttcaattaatcaagtcttaacaagtttgattgcttaacatgttggaaacacttaatcatgtaaataacaattttatttaatatatataaacatggaaaagttcgggtcactacacaacgcacccatttgctccgcaacggcggccgaaactctagcgttaaactccaaatcgttcgtctcgatcccgtttcccgtcgccattctaaggaatgcaaagcgattagatcacgaacgtataaagcacacacataataccgccccatcttgctaaacactcgtcgcacatcacttgttagacacgatttgcacccgtaataaggtttgcaagtccttattacgtacacacgccgtatcgactcgttagtacaacgaccacctcgctcgatgatataaacaatcacaaacaaaatcctacgcgatataagcacacgcaagaattatcatcacaacacaataacatattaataatatccgcattactaatataaacgttagtccacctataaacaATGCGCTAACTATAATCCAttctgacccgtactcctacaagtcccgcaacaaattaagcacacacaaaagtctaagtctaggcacctatctcaagtcacctaaatcccttagaccatgctctgataccacttgtaacaacccaaccctttaGCCAACCAAAAATGTAAGATAAAATTTTTTTTCTTTGATcagctattggcgcggcgcgccaaggccccgcgcggcgcgcagaagggcctggacaggctgctgtcccaaaatgtTAAATACGCGAAAATGTTTGGCCACTTCCCGATGAAATTAGACAAAACGTTTTTAACcacatgttcaaatatgtaaaactaacacgttccattaataaaaagggttttacgacaccgggctcacatatgcccaaattacccctttaaatacaaaatacaagttttcgaccacaagacttttaatacaaaacaaagccgagcatggcgattggggatacgctatccaatcctaatcaatccaaaagcgagccttctaaagcaactacgcaagtctacTAGTCTCCGCTTACCCGAgcccgcatccatgcaaatctataaaaagtcaacaacgagagggtaagctaacgcttagtgagtgataacatactacatacatatatatgtataaaatagacacgccacacaaatatcaaataccgcataccgaagcatccatgtataaggcaactacactaagcataccgtacgatctctaagcaacaagctaaagatatcaacaaagtataagttcaccaacgacgatgtgaacaacgccaataagctacacccagagggttagctacaacacaacgatacattaatatatatagaaCAATAtataacgaataaggttaaccccttaacccattaccgaataccaaaacaccacaaggaagattggccgaactacacgagccttagtaatccgaaaccacactagATTACCATCTTCAAGGACAAcatcaaggttggccgaactacacgagcctcagTAATCCGAAAcctcacgagattactacctcaataagatgaccgaactacacgcgattcacttctccaatactaaaacccacggtcacgggattataaaatccaccgcaTCGGGATTATCCAAAACCACATcataatacatgtgataacgtacacacaagtgtacacctcgccaaaaggaggtcaaccaaaacgcacaaccgtgccagttggacctacacacaagtccatcaatccacctatatgtgaagtgagctctaaaaccgagaaccacttcacccgacccgcacccatcctacacatacatatgtacataggatatcaacactcaccttgtcgcctcgaTGAACGCTTCCGCATAATTcgcaactcgccgaaggaatgtacctattccattatcataaataccacaacacaattaggatggatttacaaaccaacccaattcgacacttagtgcaatttcgacccaattgcacttccaagcacaaaccgtgcccaaactaaccaataatcactaacacaagtgataatggtcctaatatgccaagtaaacccgaacacaagtgttaaacacttatcgttctcaaaatcgcccataaaccctaattttgacccataaagtcaaaatctcaccaattacaagttttgacaccaaaacatatttaactcggttttatacttcaacttaatccattttaggtttataaacctcatcgaatcgacattcgggtcataatcatcaacgaaccctaactttgactctagtcaaaattagtcaaccacaagaaccctaaaggtctccaatacatcaataatcactaatactagttattatacaccattctcaagtcttaaacatggttaaatcattaaccaacccaaaatccgtcttttaacacttataaacccgaatcttggtgttaatcttcaattaacaactaaatgggttacatctatgaatcatacaatcaaaagccccaaatttgaatgatgaacacaaaaacgaaattcggagttagagcttaccactagtatcaccgtgtagctaagaacgaggagaacaaacttgtctgctacgccaaagatcaaaacccgcttctttctttctaaaaatccctttgaatcaaattggtgtttgagttcttgagagaaatatgaaaagaaaaggaaaaagaaaataataaatgaaatgggtggatgaggttaagtccccaaatctggcttaaatgcgaaaagaccaaaatgcccttttaaaaactctaaaatagcaaaaggggtctgccagcgacatatgacgtggcgcgccataaccccgcgcggcgcgcgactgggcagaatcagaatccaggtcttacaatacaataatataaataatttaaaatatttatttaatattgtattaattgaattcggttttatattcggttttcggttaatcataattaaaaaatttcaaaaccgaaaaccaaaccgaaaaaccaaattaaaattcggtttcggtttttctCGATCCGAAAACcaattttcaaattcggtttgatttttttcgatttggtttcgattcgatattcggtttaaatggtttcaaaccaaatggtgcacacccctagtttatagggtttagatattagggtttaaaatttagggtttagggtttagatttagggtttagatttaggatttagattgagtttttaacacgaacggtttaaagtttagggtttagggtttagtgtttggcgttttgggtttatggaataaacccaaaacaccaaaccctaaaccctaaactctaaatcgggctaaattttacttcacaaaacatgaagaaaaaaaaacgttcatattcttcacgaacaatattatcttgaatgttgtttttgtcgatcgttttcccgcctaaataataacattcaacacgaagtgtctcttctaaatgttcatattttcgtgtgatcttgatgtcgggaaaaaaaaaattccaaaaaaaacgaaaaaaaaaaaatttttgcttcccccgattggttacttccccattaatcctgcccctatatatatatatatatatatataattttatttgtaaTTTTATAGTGACCTCCAAATAATCAGTTGAAGAGAATCGATATAATCAGCTCTAAAATTCAAATCAGCACAATCTACAAACAAAATGTCAcgttgtttacatgttggttgctaATAAATCAATCGCGTGTTGATGAATGTATTGTGTTTGTGGTTGTGGGAAGCAGGTTGTACAAGAATGCAAGAAAATATTTGAGAATTCCTTGATTGATGGGAATCCTCCCAGGACAGGTTTTGTTTTCTCCAAATTGAAGCCACTAAACACGTCAATAATCACTAAGATTTGGCGCAAGTTGcgttagttagttagttagttagtgCAGTAAAAGCTGGTTTTATATTACAGTCCTTGTTTCCTTTGCTATATGTAATATGTATTTATTTATGCTTACATCAGTTTATTTAGGAGATGAAGGGAGTATTTTACTAGTAATATACATTACTCCGTACTTGATAACTTAAAACTCCTatgttcttaaaaaaaaaaaaacagcaacTAATTGGTAAGACTTAAGAGAGCGCTATAAAAttgactcataattttggctcACTTCTCACTTTAAAAACTGCTTGAAataatatattaatgatattagAATTGTGTCCCCTTTAGCTCAAGTTTCTGATTACACATGCTTTATATCATATCAACCAATTTGTTTATCGAGAATTATCAAGTAGTAAGGGTTAATTAGACTTGTAGCATCGAGCTCACTTGTCGAGTTGCCAGATGTTAAAACGGCGAAGTTTTTAAAGCCACATTAGTCGAATTGGACTTCACTTGCTACTACTTTCGATTACATCACTCCCAGGTACCAGGTGAAAACCTTGCAACTTTTCAACATTCATCAGtttgaaaaattatatattatatatttaatactaaAAGATCTATTTGTGTAGCACATTATGGCAACCAAATAGCGCTATCAAAACATAATGGATTTATATCAAGATAATTAATAAACAAAACTCCAACCAAAATAGGTTTCTCTTCAAACATTAAGAGTACTTGACACGAACAAAAACCAACAGAACCACGACAGTTTAGTCGACCTGACCAAAACTTAAATAAATGATCCCCCAACAACACATAACCCTTTTCTTAAGCCTTCACGCGGTTGTAGAATTTAAGCTTCTCCTCAGCAGTTTGGAAACGACCATGTCCAAATTTGGATGATGTATCAATGAACTTGAGTTTAATATCTTCCAAAGCCAAACGGGATGTCTGAGCAAGGAGCGATTGACGAAGTGTAACCACTCTTTTCTTTGGTCCAACACAGCAACCTTTGATCAACAAATAGTCGTCCTTGACAATACCGTAGTGAGGAAAACCACCCATTGGAGTTATGTCCTTTTCGGTCCTGAGACAATCACGTGTCAGCATACAAGAACTTTCACTTGGAACGTATTTgaaaataaaaatatgtataaagtaaaaaaaaaaaaaaaaaaaaacctgtcaAACTCGGTAAGAGCAGTGTGAGATTCCTGTCCGGTCTTTCCAAGCTTGTAAATCTTCTTGTTCATTTCAGTACGGTGATGGTATCCGTTCTGACCAGCTCTGGCAACAGTGTACGACACTCTAGCAGGATGCCATGCTCCAATACAAGCAACTTTACGCAGACCCCTGTGAGTCTTACGGGGAAGACGGGTGACACCCCAACGGGTCACAACACCTTCATAACCCTTACCCTTGGTTACACCAATTATGTCAATCATTTCATCCTTCTGGAAAACAGCGTCAACTGGGACCTGCTTTTCAAAGAAGCCATATGCGAAGTCCACCTTCTGGGCGATTGTTCCACCGTTCACTTGGATCTCCATAAGATGTGCCTTCTTTTGCTTCAATCCCTTCATTTTTCTTATCTGTACAAAAAGATCGCATCTCGAGTTACATCATTATTATAAGCAAATGAAGTATAATACGAAGTAATTCTTTTTCAGATGTCCAAAGTCCTTTCCCACAATAATTTCAGGCAATGAGTGACAGAAAAGCAAAAAATAAGCCAATTCAGAGATTT
This window of the Rutidosis leptorrhynchoides isolate AG116_Rl617_1_P2 chromosome 7, CSIRO_AGI_Rlap_v1, whole genome shotgun sequence genome carries:
- the LOC139858805 gene encoding large ribosomal subunit protein uL3z-like; protein product: MSHRKFEHPRHGSLGFLPRKRAARHRGKVKAFPKDDPTKPCKLTAFLGYKAGMTHIVREVEKPGSKLHKKETCEAVTIIETPPMVIVGVVAYVKTPRGLRSLNTVWAQHLSEDIKRRFYKNWCKSKKKAFAKYSKKFESDEGKKDIQSQLEKMKKYGTVIRVLAHTQIRKMKGLKQKKAHLMEIQVNGGTIAQKVDFAYGFFEKQVPVDAVFQKDEMIDIIGVTKGKGYEGVVTRWGVTRLPRKTHRGLRKVACIGAWHPARVSYTVARAGQNGYHHRTEMNKKIYKLGKTGQESHTALTEFDRTEKDITPMGGFPHYGIVKDDYLLIKGCCVGPKKRVVTLRQSLLAQTSRLALEDIKLKFIDTSSKFGHGRFQTAEEKLKFYNRVKA